The proteins below come from a single Leptolyngbya iicbica LK genomic window:
- a CDS encoding CPBP family intramembrane glutamic endopeptidase, whose amino-acid sequence MTNLNSNEPQMEPLSRVQVLVAMGVTALVLLMVARFWLLFDSVVMLSVAFDAEVLLLGLSIGLGITGASAIAYEVWPGYRDSANMYLKLVLEPLTWSDLIWMGLLPGLSEELLFRGVMLPAIGLNVYGVIFSSLCFGVLHLSGLQQWPYVVWATVIGLVLAMSALWSGNLLVPILAHTTTNLVASLFWKVKYDNL is encoded by the coding sequence GTGACCAACTTGAATTCCAACGAACCACAAATGGAGCCCTTAAGCCGTGTGCAGGTCTTGGTGGCCATGGGGGTCACAGCCCTCGTCCTGCTGATGGTCGCCCGCTTTTGGCTGCTATTTGATTCAGTGGTGATGCTGTCGGTGGCATTTGATGCTGAAGTGTTGCTCTTAGGACTCAGTATCGGCTTGGGCATTACTGGCGCCAGTGCGATCGCCTACGAAGTGTGGCCGGGCTATCGTGATAGCGCAAATATGTATCTCAAGTTGGTGTTAGAGCCACTCACCTGGAGTGATTTGATCTGGATGGGACTCTTGCCAGGCCTCAGTGAAGAATTACTGTTTCGGGGGGTCATGCTACCCGCGATCGGGCTCAACGTTTATGGAGTCATTTTTTCTAGTCTGTGCTTTGGCGTGTTACATCTTAGCGGTCTACAACAGTGGCCTTACGTCGTTTGGGCCACGGTGATTGGTCTAGTACTGGCGATGAGTGCGTTGTGGTCAGGTAACTTACTCGTACCCATTCTGGCGCACACCACGACTAATCTTGTCGCCAGCCTGTTTTGGAAAGTTAAGTACGACAACCTTTGA
- a CDS encoding DUF427 domain-containing protein, whose product MVQRIEPQPGQESVWDYPRPPRVEGSEKRIRVVFNGRTIADSQRTVRILETSHPPVYYIPLDDVRQEFLVPVQRATFCEWKGVAQYFDLVVGDRRVSHAVWRYPQPTERFAAISDCVAVYPSQMEACYVDDELVQAQAGDFYGGWITSDIVGPFKGGAGTWGW is encoded by the coding sequence ATGGTGCAACGTATCGAGCCCCAGCCAGGCCAAGAGTCGGTTTGGGATTATCCCCGTCCGCCTCGGGTGGAAGGCTCTGAGAAACGCATTCGAGTGGTATTCAACGGACGAACCATTGCTGACTCCCAGCGCACGGTGCGCATTTTAGAAACCAGTCATCCCCCGGTTTACTACATTCCTTTGGATGATGTAAGACAAGAGTTCTTGGTGCCCGTCCAGCGAGCTACCTTTTGCGAATGGAAGGGGGTGGCTCAGTATTTTGATTTGGTCGTGGGCGATCGCCGCGTCAGTCATGCCGTATGGCGTTATCCACAGCCGACAGAACGATTTGCCGCGATTAGCGACTGTGTAGCCGTCTATCCCAGTCAGATGGAGGCTTGCTACGTCGACGATGAGCTCGTGCAAGCTCAGGCGGGCGACTTTTACGGTGGCTGGATTACGAGCGACATTGTCGGCCCGTTCAAAGGCGGTGCCGGCACCTGGGGCTGGTGA
- the fba gene encoding class II fructose-bisphosphate aldolase (catalyzes the reversible aldol condensation of dihydroxyacetonephosphate and glyceraldehyde 3-phosphate in the Calvin cycle, glycolysis, and/or gluconeogenesis), with amino-acid sequence MALVPMRLMLDHAAENGYGIPAYNVNNLEQILAIMEAADETDSPVILQASRGARKYAGENFLRHLVQAAVETYPHIPVVMHQDHGNSPATCYSAIRNGFTSVMMDGSLESDAKTPASFDYNVSVTAEVVKVAHAIGASVEGELGCLGSLETGQGEAEDGHGFEGTLSHDQLLTDPDEAVQFVEATQVDALAVAIGTSHGAYKFTRKPTGEILAISRIEEIHKRLPNTHLVMHGSSSVPQEWLDMINEYGGQIPETYGVPVEEIQKGIKSGVRKVNIDTDNRLAITAAIREAAAKDPSNFDPRHFMKPAIKYMKQVCRDRYEAFGTAGNASKIQQVGVEVFAAKYAAGELDAKVKKAAAV; translated from the coding sequence ATGGCGCTCGTCCCTATGCGGTTAATGCTGGATCACGCAGCCGAAAACGGCTACGGTATCCCGGCTTACAACGTCAACAACCTGGAGCAAATCCTGGCCATCATGGAGGCTGCTGACGAAACCGATAGTCCCGTGATTTTGCAAGCTTCCCGTGGTGCACGGAAGTATGCCGGTGAAAACTTCCTGCGTCACTTGGTGCAGGCGGCCGTTGAAACGTATCCCCACATTCCTGTGGTCATGCACCAAGACCACGGCAACAGCCCCGCCACTTGCTACTCCGCTATCCGTAATGGCTTTACTAGCGTCATGATGGATGGTTCCTTGGAATCAGATGCTAAGACCCCTGCTAGCTTCGACTACAACGTCAGCGTGACTGCTGAAGTTGTGAAAGTGGCTCATGCTATCGGTGCCAGTGTTGAAGGTGAGCTCGGCTGCCTGGGTTCCCTCGAAACGGGCCAGGGTGAAGCAGAAGACGGACATGGTTTTGAAGGTACTCTCAGCCACGACCAACTGCTGACTGACCCTGACGAAGCGGTGCAGTTTGTGGAAGCAACTCAAGTAGATGCGCTAGCCGTTGCCATCGGTACTAGCCACGGTGCTTACAAGTTCACCCGTAAGCCCACTGGTGAAATCTTGGCGATCAGCCGCATCGAAGAGATTCACAAGCGCTTGCCCAACACCCACTTGGTGATGCACGGTTCCTCTTCTGTGCCTCAAGAGTGGTTGGACATGATCAACGAGTACGGTGGTCAAATTCCTGAGACCTACGGTGTGCCCGTTGAAGAAATCCAGAAAGGCATCAAGAGCGGTGTGCGCAAGGTCAACATTGACACTGACAACCGTTTGGCAATTACCGCTGCGATTCGTGAAGCGGCTGCTAAGGATCCTTCCAACTTCGATCCTCGCCACTTCATGAAGCCTGCCATCAAGTACATGAAGCAGGTCTGCCGCGATCGCTACGAAGCGTTTGGTACCGCAGGCAACGCAAGCAAGATCCAGCAAGTTGGCGTCGAAGTCTTCGCCGCTAAGTATGCTGCTGGCGAACTGGATGCCAAAGTCAAGAAAGCCGCTGCTGTGTAA
- a CDS encoding aspartate kinase → MQLYLAFTYPSSRDYNSYPMALIVQKFGGTSVGSVERIQAVAQRVSQTVRAGHQVAVVVSAMGKTTDGLVKLANEISDSPSRREMDMLLSTGEQVSIALLSMALHSLGQAAISLTGAQVGIVTEADHSRARILNIRTERLQRHLADGKVVVVAGFQGISHNTDFEITTLGRGGSDTSAVALAAALGADKCEIYTDVPGILTTDPRLVPAAQLMPSITCDEMLELASLGAKVLHPRAVEIARNYGVPLVVRSSWTDEPGTHVIAPARQPKSLEDLELAHPVDAVEFDLDQAKVALLRIPDRPGVAAQLFGEIAAQSLNVDLIIQSIHDGNTNDIAFTVMRKNLAKAEAVAEAIAPVLRGNPADSTEAEILVDQQVAKVSIVGAGMIGRPGVAAKMFSTLAAAGVNIQMISTSEVKVSCTVNRDECDRAIDALCKAFQVTCSPLTAPPEQPVLEAAPEVRGAALDMHQAQVAIRQVPDQPGMAARIFDLLAEAGVSVDMIIQSQRCRLVNGHTTRDIAFTVAQAEATQARAVVESAATELGCGPVVVNDAIAKISVVGLGMINTPGVAARMFAALAQRQINIHMIATSEIKISCLVAEADGVEALKAVHDAFHLEGAEKVVVPA, encoded by the coding sequence ATGCAGCTCTATCTAGCATTCACCTATCCCAGCAGTCGCGATTACAACAGCTATCCTATGGCGCTCATCGTTCAAAAATTTGGGGGAACCTCAGTCGGCTCGGTCGAACGGATTCAGGCCGTGGCTCAACGAGTCAGCCAGACCGTCCGTGCGGGACATCAAGTGGCAGTGGTCGTGTCGGCGATGGGCAAAACCACCGACGGCCTGGTGAAGCTCGCCAATGAGATTTCCGATAGTCCCAGTCGGCGCGAAATGGACATGCTGCTGTCCACGGGGGAGCAGGTATCCATCGCCCTCCTCAGCATGGCGCTGCACAGCTTGGGCCAAGCAGCCATCTCCTTAACCGGGGCACAGGTGGGCATTGTGACCGAGGCCGACCACAGTCGCGCTCGCATTCTCAACATTCGCACCGAGCGCTTACAGCGTCATCTGGCCGATGGCAAAGTGGTGGTCGTCGCGGGCTTTCAGGGCATCAGTCACAACACCGATTTTGAAATCACAACGCTCGGACGTGGTGGCTCCGATACCTCCGCAGTAGCGCTGGCAGCCGCCCTCGGTGCCGATAAATGCGAAATTTATACCGACGTACCCGGCATTTTGACCACTGACCCCCGCTTGGTGCCAGCGGCGCAGCTCATGCCCAGCATCACCTGTGACGAAATGCTGGAACTCGCCAGCTTGGGTGCAAAAGTCCTACATCCCCGCGCCGTGGAAATCGCCCGCAACTACGGCGTGCCCCTGGTGGTGCGATCGAGTTGGACGGACGAACCCGGCACCCATGTCATCGCGCCAGCCCGCCAGCCGAAGTCTTTGGAAGATTTGGAACTGGCGCATCCCGTCGATGCGGTGGAATTTGATCTTGACCAGGCGAAAGTTGCGCTGTTGCGCATTCCCGATCGCCCCGGCGTCGCCGCCCAACTCTTTGGTGAAATCGCGGCGCAAAGTCTGAACGTCGATTTGATTATTCAGTCCATCCACGACGGCAACACCAACGACATTGCCTTCACCGTGATGCGCAAGAATCTGGCTAAGGCCGAAGCAGTAGCTGAAGCGATCGCTCCCGTCCTACGGGGCAATCCGGCCGACTCTACCGAAGCTGAAATTCTGGTCGATCAGCAGGTGGCCAAGGTGAGCATTGTGGGCGCGGGCATGATTGGTCGTCCCGGCGTTGCCGCCAAAATGTTCTCCACCTTGGCCGCTGCGGGCGTCAATATTCAGATGATTTCCACTTCGGAGGTCAAAGTGAGTTGCACGGTGAATCGCGACGAATGCGATCGCGCGATCGATGCCCTCTGCAAAGCGTTTCAAGTCACCTGCTCGCCGCTCACGGCTCCCCCTGAGCAACCCGTGCTAGAAGCCGCGCCCGAAGTGCGCGGCGCGGCCCTCGACATGCATCAAGCGCAGGTCGCCATTCGCCAGGTGCCCGATCAGCCCGGCATGGCGGCGCGCATTTTCGATTTATTGGCCGAGGCGGGCGTCAGTGTAGATATGATCATTCAGTCTCAACGCTGTCGTTTGGTGAATGGCCACACCACCCGTGACATTGCCTTTACGGTGGCGCAGGCTGAGGCGACGCAGGCCCGTGCCGTGGTCGAGAGTGCCGCCACGGAACTCGGCTGTGGACCGGTGGTGGTGAATGATGCGATCGCTAAAATCAGCGTCGTGGGGCTGGGAATGATCAATACCCCGGGTGTCGCCGCCCGCATGTTTGCCGCTCTCGCCCAGCGACAAATCAACATTCACATGATCGCCACCTCCGAGATCAAAATCAGCTGCCTGGTCGCCGAAGCCGACGGCGTAGAAGCCCTGAAAGCCGTTCACGACGCCTTTCATCTCGAAGGGGCCGAGAAGGTCGTAGTGCCCGCGTAG
- a CDS encoding YHS domain-containing (seleno)protein, protein MHPIFVLPLLLAGLTIASCGAPTTSSAPVEEAATTEGAAPTDAAPSDAEAAEATPTESAETVETVAAASPESTTLAAVYVQDAVAIAGADPVAYFTEGAYVPGSTEFTYEWSGATWQFASAENRDTFASNPAQYAPQYGGFCAWAVSQGYTAAIDPTAWTIVDDKLYLNYDANIQSRWERDIPGNIAKADANWPAVAQ, encoded by the coding sequence ATGCACCCGATTTTTGTGCTGCCCTTGCTGTTAGCGGGTTTGACGATTGCTAGCTGCGGTGCCCCAACGACTAGTTCTGCTCCGGTAGAAGAGGCCGCAACCACGGAGGGGGCCGCGCCCACCGATGCCGCTCCCAGTGACGCTGAAGCGGCAGAAGCAACCCCCACAGAATCAGCAGAGACGGTAGAAACGGTGGCCGCCGCATCCCCAGAGTCAACCACCCTTGCGGCAGTGTATGTGCAAGATGCCGTCGCGATCGCCGGGGCCGATCCCGTCGCTTATTTCACCGAAGGCGCGTATGTGCCCGGCAGCACGGAATTCACTTATGAATGGAGTGGGGCCACCTGGCAGTTTGCGAGTGCCGAAAATCGCGATACGTTTGCTAGCAATCCCGCCCAATATGCGCCGCAATACGGTGGCTTTTGCGCTTGGGCCGTGAGCCAGGGCTACACCGCTGCGATTGATCCCACCGCATGGACCATTGTGGACGACAAACTGTATCTCAATTACGACGCCAATATTCAATCCCGTTGGGAGCGCGACATCCCCGGCAACATCGCCAAAGCTGATGCCAACTGGCCTGCTGTCGCTCAGTAA
- the nusB gene encoding transcription antitermination factor NusB, translating to MQPRRFARELALLGSSQLNSTKPSDIANQDLDALVTSAVRSLAGEVQDALEVAAGEVQQGQDQLLASETRASSLEEARALVQKALEKTQAAINRVGSALQIPEMIQLSNRKEIRSYAIELMLVTGKNRDEVDAELNEAMVSWNVKRLPKIDRDILRIAVVEMKYLGVPDRVVINEAVEIAKRYSDEDGYRFINGVLRRWVNRFLKPGEAIAEADSTIEAPPSPVKADSDAPLV from the coding sequence ATGCAGCCTCGCCGTTTTGCCCGTGAATTAGCCCTGCTGGGGAGCAGCCAACTGAACAGTACGAAACCCAGCGACATCGCTAATCAAGATCTCGATGCGCTGGTGACCTCCGCCGTGCGATCGCTAGCTGGCGAGGTGCAAGATGCCCTAGAGGTGGCAGCAGGAGAAGTGCAGCAGGGGCAAGATCAGCTCTTGGCGAGTGAAACGCGGGCCAGCAGCTTAGAGGAGGCCCGTGCTTTGGTCCAAAAGGCGTTAGAAAAGACCCAAGCCGCCATTAATCGCGTGGGGAGTGCGTTGCAAATTCCCGAAATGATTCAGCTGTCGAATCGCAAGGAAATTCGCAGTTATGCGATCGAGCTGATGTTGGTGACGGGCAAAAATCGCGATGAAGTGGACGCTGAACTGAACGAGGCCATGGTGTCTTGGAATGTGAAGCGCTTACCGAAGATTGATCGTGACATTCTGCGGATCGCGGTCGTTGAAATGAAATATCTCGGGGTGCCCGATCGCGTGGTGATTAATGAAGCGGTTGAAATTGCCAAGCGCTACAGCGATGAAGATGGCTATCGCTTTATTAATGGTGTGCTGCGTCGCTGGGTCAACCGCTTTTTGAAACCGGGGGAAGCGATCGCCGAAGCCGATTCGACCATCGAAGCGCCGCCGTCACCCGTCAAGGCTGACTCCGATGCCCCGCTGGTATAG
- the ftsY gene encoding signal recognition particle-docking protein FtsY: MANFNWFSRSFDKSAAEEADKPQAEETTTEKSSTESGDDASAQTTSSDDYLAWAKAAYQNIQKQQTPTADAAPTAAETAEAATEEEAAAEDSIAESESAESATVEAPDTPEPPTAVVAEGDEVAPETEPTEIEPPEPAESSSEESATAIADAPSTEAAADAPAEASGDRPAPEESPIESSPAAPTGPAWMQSAAERQARLERLQETAIAEPEPEPEPATTTPTATEPVLPDINFDEAFLWSAEVLAGQGRSAADISIEEITWLNKLRQGLDKTRRGLVNQLKAIVGQGPLNEDAVFEIEALLLQADVGVEATDTIIESLQAKLREEALPPEQAIAYLKKILRDMLDAPLGDSHNLEFVPDKDSFNIWLMTGVNGAGKTTTIGKLAHIAKKSGYSCIIGAADTFRAAAVEQVKAWGARSEVEVIANPGKNTDPAAVVFDAITAAQSRNCELLLVDTAGRLQNKKNLMDELSKIRRIIDKKAADAKVESLLVLDATLGQNGLQQAKVFAEVANLSGVVLTKLDGTARGGVALAVVQQLGLPIRFIGAGEGIEDLRPFSSYEFVEALLSG; the protein is encoded by the coding sequence ATGGCCAACTTCAACTGGTTTAGCCGTTCGTTCGATAAATCCGCTGCAGAAGAGGCGGACAAGCCCCAGGCGGAAGAAACGACGACCGAAAAATCATCAACCGAGTCTGGGGACGATGCTTCAGCCCAGACGACGAGTTCTGATGATTATTTGGCCTGGGCCAAAGCGGCTTACCAAAATATTCAAAAGCAGCAAACGCCCACAGCTGACGCGGCACCAACCGCCGCTGAAACCGCTGAAGCCGCCACTGAAGAGGAAGCGGCGGCTGAAGACAGCATCGCTGAGTCGGAATCAGCTGAGTCCGCCACGGTCGAAGCCCCAGACACCCCCGAACCGCCTACCGCAGTCGTCGCAGAAGGGGACGAGGTGGCTCCAGAAACCGAGCCTACAGAAATTGAACCGCCCGAACCGGCGGAGTCATCGAGCGAGGAATCGGCGACGGCGATCGCTGACGCCCCCTCTACAGAAGCAGCCGCAGACGCTCCAGCGGAGGCCAGCGGCGATCGCCCCGCCCCAGAAGAGTCCCCAATCGAATCGTCGCCTGCTGCGCCCACCGGGCCCGCCTGGATGCAGTCGGCAGCCGAGCGGCAAGCCCGCCTAGAGCGTTTGCAAGAAACCGCGATCGCGGAGCCAGAGCCGGAGCCCGAACCCGCTACGACCACGCCCACCGCAACAGAACCCGTGCTGCCCGATATCAATTTTGATGAGGCGTTTCTCTGGTCGGCGGAAGTGTTGGCCGGGCAGGGGCGCAGTGCCGCCGACATTTCCATTGAGGAAATCACCTGGCTGAACAAGCTGCGCCAGGGTCTCGATAAGACCCGTCGGGGCCTGGTGAACCAGCTCAAGGCGATCGTCGGTCAAGGCCCGCTGAACGAGGACGCCGTCTTTGAAATTGAGGCGCTGTTGCTGCAAGCGGATGTGGGCGTAGAAGCGACGGACACTATCATCGAATCGCTGCAGGCCAAGCTGCGAGAAGAGGCGCTGCCGCCAGAACAGGCGATCGCTTACCTCAAAAAAATTCTGCGCGATATGCTCGACGCACCCCTGGGCGACTCCCACAATCTGGAATTTGTGCCCGATAAAGACAGCTTTAATATCTGGCTGATGACGGGGGTCAACGGTGCGGGCAAAACCACCACCATCGGCAAACTGGCCCACATTGCGAAAAAGTCCGGCTATTCCTGCATCATTGGTGCGGCGGACACCTTCCGAGCGGCAGCAGTAGAGCAGGTGAAAGCCTGGGGTGCCCGCAGCGAGGTGGAAGTGATTGCGAACCCCGGCAAAAATACCGATCCAGCGGCGGTCGTCTTCGACGCCATTACGGCAGCGCAATCTCGTAATTGTGAGTTGCTGCTGGTGGACACAGCAGGACGCTTGCAGAACAAGAAAAACCTGATGGACGAGCTGTCGAAAATTCGGCGCATTATCGACAAAAAAGCAGCGGACGCGAAGGTTGAGTCGCTGCTGGTGTTGGACGCGACGTTGGGCCAAAACGGCTTGCAGCAGGCCAAAGTCTTTGCCGAAGTCGCCAATCTGAGCGGGGTAGTGTTGACTAAGCTAGACGGCACCGCGCGGGGTGGTGTTGCGTTAGCAGTCGTTCAGCAGTTGGGACTCCCCATCCGCTTTATCGGCGCGGGCGAAGGTATCGAAGATTTGCGTCCCTTCTCTAGCTACGAGTTTGTCGAAGCCTTGCTGAGCGGTTGA
- a CDS encoding pentapeptide repeat-containing protein codes for MQKRRPFNWVEEQLLSIPTWRLITEVVIILASLAILLETDKEANPAKVIFDSAESIAIASAAVLYFKEIPERKKQKHYEAWQVIDNANGIETSYARRKALEDLHEDNISFYEVDLPKADLNGIHLSGADFCYADLSGAHLNKATLVNTLFSNANLNSADLRGANLHSADLSYADLSYAKLLYARLSNTNFRSSERMFDKSLSQ; via the coding sequence ATGCAAAAGAGAAGACCATTCAACTGGGTTGAAGAACAACTGCTATCCATTCCAACATGGCGGTTAATCACAGAAGTCGTCATTATTCTGGCTAGCCTGGCCATCCTTCTCGAAACGGACAAAGAAGCAAATCCGGCAAAAGTCATTTTCGATAGTGCTGAGTCAATTGCCATCGCTTCAGCAGCTGTTCTGTACTTCAAAGAGATTCCTGAACGCAAAAAACAAAAACATTACGAAGCTTGGCAAGTGATTGATAACGCCAATGGAATTGAAACTAGCTATGCCCGTAGAAAAGCACTAGAAGACTTACACGAAGACAATATTTCATTTTATGAGGTAGACCTGCCTAAGGCTGACTTAAATGGAATCCACCTCAGTGGTGCTGATTTCTGCTATGCCGACCTGAGCGGAGCCCATCTCAATAAGGCTACTCTCGTTAATACTCTATTCAGCAATGCCAATCTAAACAGCGCTGATCTTCGCGGTGCCAACCTACACAGTGCCGACCTCAGCTATGCCGACCTCAGCTATGCCAAGCTTCTTTATGCCAGACTCAGCAATACTAACTTCAGAAGTTCTGAGAGGATGTTTGATAAATCGCTCAGTCAGTAA
- a CDS encoding IS5 family transposase has protein sequence MSKVYPSDLTAEQFAFLSTRFFLDTSDGAPRGRPRTTSLWAILNAIFYVLCEGCTWRGLPGDFPPWQTVYTYFRRWKKDGTLLAIHDELYVLSRLVEGRSNSPSELIVDSQSVKTATMIADEVGYDGAKRVKGRKRHLTIDTLGLVLRVLVTAADVPEREGGKRVLQKVKQMGATVRRVHTVWVDGGYDGAPFYQWAIDTLRWVIWVVLRPEAAQGFVLLKKRWKVERTFGWFNRYRRLSKDYEVLPETSEAFIYLAMIRIMVRRLA, from the coding sequence ATGAGTAAAGTCTATCCGAGTGACCTCACCGCCGAACAGTTTGCCTTTTTGTCCACCCGCTTTTTCCTGGACACCTCAGACGGGGCCCCCCGAGGTCGACCACGCACCACCAGTCTGTGGGCGATTTTGAATGCGATCTTCTATGTGCTCTGCGAAGGGTGTACCTGGCGGGGCTTACCCGGCGACTTTCCCCCCTGGCAAACGGTTTACACCTATTTTCGGCGGTGGAAAAAGGATGGCACCCTGCTGGCCATCCACGACGAACTCTATGTTCTCAGCCGCCTGGTGGAAGGTCGTTCAAACAGTCCTTCAGAGTTAATTGTTGATAGCCAAAGTGTCAAAACTGCCACGATGATTGCGGATGAGGTGGGCTATGACGGCGCGAAAAGGGTCAAAGGTCGCAAGCGGCACCTGACCATCGACACCTTGGGTCTGGTTTTGCGGGTCTTGGTGACCGCTGCCGATGTTCCCGAGCGTGAAGGGGGTAAGCGGGTATTGCAGAAAGTGAAACAGATGGGGGCGACAGTGCGTCGGGTGCATACCGTCTGGGTGGATGGCGGCTACGATGGAGCCCCGTTTTACCAATGGGCGATTGACACCTTGCGCTGGGTGATTTGGGTCGTCCTCAGGCCAGAAGCGGCCCAGGGATTTGTCTTGCTAAAAAAACGGTGGAAGGTGGAGCGCACCTTTGGGTGGTTTAACCGCTATCGCCGCTTGAGCAAAGATTATGAGGTCTTACCCGAAACCAGTGAGGCATTCATCTACCTCGCTATGATTCGGATTATGGTGCGACGCTTAGCCTAA
- a CDS encoding pentapeptide repeat-containing protein — MNSQTSSDLSNANLHSADLSNADLVGTILSNARLFHADLTNCDLSSSDLVGTKFTKANLSDANFRGANLNGADLHSAILRNANFSYANLSYANLTNIKWDELTQWPNAEEVAKAENIPAALKQQLGLK; from the coding sequence ATGAATTCTCAAACATCCTCTGACCTCTCCAATGCCAACCTGCATAGCGCCGATCTGAGTAATGCCGACCTCGTCGGCACCATTCTCAGCAATGCAAGACTATTCCATGCTGACCTCACTAATTGTGACCTCAGCAGTTCCGACCTCGTCGGCACCAAGTTCACTAAGGCCAATCTTAGTGATGCGAACTTCCGTGGTGCCAACCTTAACGGTGCCGACCTCCATAGTGCAATTCTCCGAAATGCTAACTTCAGCTATGCCAATCTCAGTTATGCCAACCTCACTAATATTAAATGGGACGAATTAACCCAATGGCCGAACGCTGAAGAGGTTGCCAAAGCGGAAAACATTCCCGCAGCGCTGAAGCAACAACTTGGACTCAAATAA
- a CDS encoding glutathione peroxidase codes for MSLPNLTTLDGAPLPADALDGKVVLFVNVASKCGLTPQYNGLVELDKAYGDRGLVVVGVPCNQFGKQEPGSPDEIKDFTKTKYDVDFTLLEKQDVNGPDRSPLYQFLVGDGEDIAWNFGKFVVGRDGEVVARFEPQTAPDDADLKATIEKALG; via the coding sequence ATGTCACTCCCTAATCTCACGACGCTGGATGGAGCCCCTCTGCCTGCCGACGCCCTAGATGGCAAAGTGGTGCTGTTTGTGAACGTTGCCAGTAAGTGTGGCCTGACCCCTCAATACAACGGTCTGGTTGAGCTGGACAAGGCATATGGCGATCGCGGTCTCGTGGTGGTGGGCGTGCCCTGCAACCAGTTTGGTAAGCAAGAGCCCGGCAGCCCTGACGAAATCAAAGATTTCACCAAGACTAAGTACGATGTCGATTTCACCCTGCTAGAAAAGCAAGATGTGAACGGCCCGGATCGCAGCCCGCTGTATCAGTTCCTCGTGGGCGACGGTGAAGACATCGCCTGGAACTTTGGCAAGTTTGTTGTCGGTCGCGACGGCGAAGTCGTGGCTCGGTTTGAACCCCAAACTGCCCCCGATGATGCTGACCTCAAAGCCACCATTGAGAAAGCATTGGGCTAA
- a CDS encoding TIGR02466 family protein: MPVDSWFPLAIYYEDLPDATTQNPALLAAILELEASVQERRNFPEMAWTGDLHGIHQVHLDDRFSWLVRQVEAHVVKYLQILGIDLSKVDLYIQRAWPVVSRHQQEVGVHCHNTAHISAVYYVSVPLSGSDESGCLAFIDDARQNELSPGLGSENTDVVAEWTPFNQDQALYPPVEGRLMIFPSRQRHGVTFNHTDDVRVSVSFDIVLTAAAGSAAGVYEFLTPPPALWRRFTSIGGTETP; this comes from the coding sequence ATGCCGGTTGATAGTTGGTTTCCCCTCGCGATTTACTACGAAGACTTACCGGATGCGACCACTCAGAATCCGGCCCTGCTCGCCGCCATTTTGGAGTTGGAAGCGTCCGTACAAGAGCGGCGCAACTTTCCTGAAATGGCCTGGACGGGGGACTTGCACGGCATTCATCAAGTGCATCTAGACGATCGCTTTAGCTGGCTCGTGCGACAGGTCGAAGCTCATGTGGTGAAGTATCTCCAAATCTTAGGCATTGATCTCAGCAAAGTGGATCTGTATATCCAGCGGGCTTGGCCTGTGGTGTCGCGTCATCAGCAAGAAGTTGGCGTGCACTGTCACAATACGGCACACATCAGCGCGGTGTATTACGTGTCGGTGCCCCTATCCGGCAGCGACGAGTCCGGCTGTTTGGCGTTTATCGACGATGCGCGGCAAAACGAACTGAGTCCGGGCCTGGGTAGCGAAAACACCGACGTGGTGGCCGAGTGGACGCCCTTCAACCAAGATCAGGCGCTGTATCCCCCGGTGGAAGGGCGACTGATGATTTTTCCCTCGCGGCAGCGCCACGGCGTCACGTTCAATCACACGGACGACGTGCGGGTCTCAGTTTCCTTTGACATTGTGCTGACGGCGGCGGCGGGCAGTGCCGCCGGGGTGTACGAATTTTTGACGCCGCCGCCTGCGCTCTGGCGACGGTTCACATCCATCGGCGGGACGGAGACACCGTAA